The Leptospira kirschneri serovar Cynopteri str. 3522 CT genomic sequence AAACGAGAGTTCGTTTTTGCATATTGTGTAGAAGTTTTTAAAAAAAGTATAAAACCCGTCAAGGATTGCTCGGTACAATAGTATAAAGAATACCGTTAATTTTTATCGGAAAAGTTCTTTTGAACATAAAATATTAGATACTTATTCTATAGTTATAGGAAGCCATCTCAAAAACATTTTATAATGATCGGAACTTTAAGCAAAGATAAAGTATTTTTGAGATAAATTTAGTAATAAATAGAAATGAGACGTTGAGTGATACAGCTTAATCTTTTTGATAAAGTACAATTATGTTTTTTGGACGCGTCGTAAATTTATCTTTCGTTTGGAATTCGGTTATTGTAAAAATTTCTCCGTTATTTTTATAAAAATAAACCGTTTCCTTTTCTATCAAAAAATCGCATATTCCTTGAAAAAGATGTTTTTCACAAGTTAAATCGGGAAGTTCATATTCCATAATTTGATTTGTTTCCGGTTGCCAGATAGAGAAACTGTAATAGTTTTTATTTTTACGTTTAGATAATAATACGAAGTAAAATTGATTTTGAAATAATTTCCATGCAACAACTCCTTTTTTGGGAAAGAGTCTTGCCGTAGTGTTTATTTTTTTATCTGCATAAACAATCAAATAGAGACCGAAGCCTGAATCTGGATCGTCATTTTTATCGGCGACTACAATTCTATTTTTATCTAACATAGAGATTACTTCGGGTTCTATAATTGTATTATGAGGTTTTAAGACTAAACGTTGAACGGATGAGTTTTGCAATTGGTATAAAATTATCTCATCTTGCCCGATCAGCCATAGAACATCCTCCCAAATACAAATATCCCCAGCTTCGACGTGGGATTTGTATTTATCCATAGCATCATCTAACTTTACAACCGAGTCCGTCTCTATATCATAAACGTGTAATCCTCGCCACTGAGTAACAGAATTTGAAAAGTAAATCTTATTCTTATAAACTCTTGCTCCATGCATTGGTCCGTCTATTTTTTTCAATTGTTGAAATTCGTTATTTTCCAATTTGATAAAACGAACTGAATGATCATAAAAGATCTCTAAAGTATCTTCTTGGACTCGAACTTTGTGAAATGAATAAGATTTTTCTGATTTAAATAAAATAGGCAAATAAGGATTAGTTATATCATAATATACTAATTTGTCTGAATTGATATTAGGAGAATCTATTTTTGCAACCAATTTTTTTTGTTCAGGAAAGACGAATGACCGAATATATCGAATTTCAATACCTTCCGGTAAAGTAAGTGCTCCTATTTTTTTACATTGAGCTAATTGGTTTGGATTTTTTTTTATGGGTTCCGATTCTAAACGAAGGCCTAGCAATTCAGTGCATCTTTTTAAAAATGCAGCGCCTATGTTAAAGTTAGGGGTAAGATCAAGAGTTCCGCCGTGATCGTAAAAAATAAGGGAAGGTTCATTTGAGGGATTTTTTTCTTTCGGATGGTATATCCAAAAATTTGAATAATCACTCATCGGTATTTGTATCGATTCTAGTGGATACTCGTTCAACTCAGTTTAGTCCAATTCAAGATCATATATAGGATCTAAATCAACCTTGTGTAAAAATATACCGTTATGATTTTCGTCTATAAAAGATAGGGTAGAATGACGGATCATTTTTTCTTGGAATGTTTGAGGCCATTTAGTATATTTATTTTTATCTTCCGGGGGCCGGCTATCAATTGGAAACCTTTTTTAAAAAGAATCGTAAGTGTATTGTTTTTATCGTTGCGTCTTGGCTTGATTAAATAGAGAAGTTAAGATTGGTTTGTATCTATTAAATATTCAAAATATTTAATTAACTCTTTTTTTTAAGTCTTTGGATTTTATAATTTCGTTCCATTTTTCTATATGATTTTTTAGAAAGGATTCTGGCGCAGTAGTTTTTACAAATTCGCTCTCATCTATATAACCTTTTTTTAATTTTTCAGAAAGTAATTTTTTTGCCTCTCTAAGACAAGTTTCCTTATCGTCGAAGTTTTTAGTCTGTGTTTGACCCGAGAACCAGTTTTTCCATAGGCTACAGTGAAAGAATTTCCGGAAACTTCTATCTGCCAAAATTGATTGGAGTTTCTTTTTTTGAATGTTAGGTGATGTTTCATATACGTTTATAACTTTGATTGCAACTTTGGAATTCTTTAAAAACAAATTCTTTTTATAAAACTTTATTTTGGTTTTTGGGAAGTGGCATTTTTGTTTGAGAAAATTTCAAAATGGCTTTTTGGTAAGTCTTGCATTGTTGGCATTTTATTCATTTTTTATAATCTTTTATTAAACATTACTTTCTAAATTTGAAAACATATTTTGTGTTTTGTGGGCCCGTCTTTTGTTGTAGCTTGGATTTTCTTTAAATTCGCTTTTCTCGTGGGTATTCGATCAGATTTTTAGAATGATTTATGATGTAGGCTTTGGTTTTTAAAATTACACTTATTTACGGGATAATTTTTCAACTTGTGGGAACTCACACAAATCAGAGCTTCTTACGGGATAATTTCTTTCTTAACTGCGTTCACTTAAATATTTGTAGTTGTTTTTAAATGAGAATCAATTCTCAATAAAATGAAAAAGAGCTAAAACATCTTAAAAAAGAATAATAAAGCATGATTTTGAATAAAAATAAAAGATTTATATTTGAAAATATTAAATATCTTTGATTTTTACATCAAAAGTTGTCAGGAAAAATCCTTGAATGGAATTCTAAAATTAGAAGACTGACTTCAGAAGTTGTTTTCCGTTGCCGAAGTTCCATTTAGGTCTCAGATTTTCTGAGGTTTTCTTTGGCGACATATTTTGGAAGAAACAAAATGAAAAGAAAAACCGGTTATATACTGGCGGGATTCCTTATGATAGGGCTGTTTTTCAGTATTAAATCCTTTGCCAATACAAATCTCGAAGAAATTAAATTAGATAATCAATACCTTCAGACCTACAGAGGTCAAGAAGGGATTTGGATCGTTCCCAACCGAGTCAAAGAATCGATAGGGGATTTGATTCATAATTTTGGAACGACCGAACACGAAATCAAAAGGGTCAATGGAATTCCGGACAATACAAGGATTCCACTCACAGAGCCTGTATTTTTTCCCTATAATGAAAACTTTATTAGAAGTCTTTTATTAGAAGATAAGGGGCGTGAAATATTTAGATCCGATCAGAGAGAATTTATTTGGCCGATCAGTTTTAAACATTCGTTTGTAACTTCTCGATTGGGAAGAAGATGGAATGCAATGCATTCCGGAGTAGATATAGCCTGCCCGACAGGGTCCATCGTCATTGCCGCTGCGGACGGAACGGTTTTAGAATCTAAAAAAGACGGCGGTTATGGAAATAAGATTCTACTTTCTCATCCTGGAATCAACGGAATCAACACTCTCTACGCGCATAACTCTGTTCTTTACGTAAAAGAAGGAGATAAAGTAAAAAAGGGACAGATCATTGCACTTTCTGGAAATACGGGTCATACTACCGGACCTCACTTACATTTTGAAGTTCGTTATCAGAACGTAGTATTAAACCCCGAACATTATCTTCCGGTTTTTCAATCTTCTTCCGAGGCTCGTGTGGCGATTGCCCGGGAGACGATTGAAGAATAAGTGACCCTAACGCGGGATTTTTGGAATCCTGAGCTTTATGATATTCTAATGCAATTGCGGCCAGGGACGGCCGCATTCGATTTTGATAATACTCTTGTAAGAAACGATTTTGGGGAAGCGGTGATGGAGTCCTTTCTTTTGGAGGGAGTTCCTGCCTACAAAGGAGACATTTCTCTCCTTTTAGGAGAGAACGGAGATAAAGCGCTTTCTTCTAGATTTCAGAATCCAGATTTATTTCGTTCTATTGTTCTTTCCCAATACGAAACCATTCAATCAAAGTTTGGACTGGAAGCATCTTATCGGTGGAGTTCTTGGATTTTTTCGGGGCATTCTCCCGAAGAATTGAAAGAAATTTCTAAGAATGTCTGGAACCAACACGCTATTGATTCCGGTAAACATTCCGTCAAAATTTACCAACCGATGAAAGAACTTTTAGATCATCTAATTGAAAACGAGTGGAGAATTTGGATCGTGACCGCTTCTCCGGAGGAAATCATACAATCCGTTTCTCATCTTTTCGGAATTCCGAGTGAAATGGTTTTGGGAATGCGGTTATCTGTTAAAGACGAAGTTCATTCTTCGGAAATTTTAGAACCTTTTACGTATGGAATTGGAAAAGTAGAAAGATTAAAAATTGCAACGGGTGGTTACGCGGATCTTGCTTTTGGAGATTCTATCAATGATTTTGATTTACTGAGTTCTACAGTCAAGGCGGGAATTTTTTTAGATAGAGGAAAAGGTGTAATACCTCCTTTGTCTATAAAAATCCAACCGGTTAAAAATTGGAAAGTATTGGATCAAGTTTTTGTATGACCTCTTTCGATTTTGAATTATAAACTTAGATAAAACGTAAAAATTTTAGTTATAGAATTATTTTATCAAATCTAAAAATAAGAATCGTCCAATCAATTTCCCATAAAATCTTGTTATGTGGTTATCATCAAATTAAACATTTATTTTATATAGATTTCTTATATGTTATAATAGGCGTAAAGTGGAAGTTAAAAACATATTTCTGGAAAAGTAATATCAACTTTTAAGTGATCCTGGAATGTTGAAACTAGTTTTTATGTTTTCGATAATCTCTTTAGAATTGAATATAATGGAGTTATTGAATAGTTTTCTATCTATTACTCATAACTATATAATAAATTACCTCATATTTTACATAGAATCATCGTTTTGTGATAGAATTAACGGTACTTATTTTTATAGAGATGAGAATTAGAGAAGTTGTATTCCTGTTTAATAAAAAAGAAATGAAAGAAAGTTAATTTTTAAATAACTCTAATGGATAAAAACAATTTTAAAAATACTTTGTCTTACTCAAAACTATATAATAGAGTGTTACGAATTTTTATCGCAAAAACTCGTTCGAGTACGGAATTGTTCGCTACTTTGTTATATAGTTATCAATGGAATTGAATTACAATAAAATTCGAAATTTAAAAGAGTTATAAAATATGAGAATCGAATTTCAAAAAACCCTCGTTTTAGTTTCTGTTTCTTTAGGAAATCCTGGTGACCTGACGGCAAGGGCCAAAGAACTATTAGAACATTCTGATATACTTATAGGGGAGGAACCTCAAATTACTTCTAAGTTGCTTAAATCAATTTCGGTCTCTAAGCAATTTTTTCTCTGCAATGAACATACTACCCCCGAAGAAATTAGAAATCTTGGAGAAGCGGTGATCAATTCGGGTTTGAGTGTTTTGGTTTCCGATGCGGGAACTCCCGGAATTGAAGATCCTGGAAGGGAACTTGTGCAAGAGGTTTTGAAAAGAGGTGGAAATGTACGTAGCGCTCCAGGCCCGATCGCGTTTGGAGCCGTCTTGAGTATTTCCGGTTTTAAAATTTCTCCGTTTACTTTTTGTGGTTTTTTTTCCAGGGATTCTGCTGAACGAAAAAAAGAACTGATCTATTATCTAAAACCGGGACATACGATCGTTTTTTACGAAACCCCTTATCGATATAAATCGGTGCTTCGCGACTTAGATTGGGTTTTTAAAAAGACCAAGGATGATAGAGAAATTTTTTTCTGTTTGGATCTTACTCTGGATTCCGAATTTCAATTTCGCGGTAAGTTAGAAGATCTTTTAAAAATTTTGGATACCCTTCCTAAAGGAAATCCTGTGATAGTTCTTTCTCAAAGAAAAGAGAAGCAAGATCGATTTTCAAAAACAAAAAAACTAAAGCGAGTTTCACGTTAAAATAAGAATGGTTTTTATAGATCCAATTTGATATTAGATTTTTAAAAGGAATTTAGAATATTTTAATACACTCTGTGAACGACAGAACTATAACACGAACTCGAGGCTTTACAAGTATAAGGATAGATATTACAACCTTCAGCGGGCCCACCATTAAAACACAGAACGTTACCGTCTTTTATTTTTAAATCTATCATAGTAGAACGTTACTTGAAGTGTTTGTTCCATAATCGTTTGTAATTTTTCTTCATTAGAGTTGTTGAAAAATTCCATAGTGAAGATTCGTAAAATTGCTTCAATTGTCCATTTCAATCCAATACAAACAGATCAAGAATTAATTTTTCAACAGCTCTATTATCTTAGAGAGAATTTAGAAAAAATAGAAAAATCTAAGATGACGTCGTCTAAAAAATTTTGAAAGTCGGGTGGAGGAGGACAAAAAATTTTTTCTTCTGTTTGAAATGCAAAACCAATTGCGTGTAAGAGTGTACGTTTTACGGGTGAATTTTGTATTTTAGTTTTTATACGAAATTCGTTTGAGTTTTTTTCTAAAGAAATTTGTTTTTCTAAGATTTTATTTTTTGTTTGGATGGATGAAATGAATTTCGGTTCTTTCGTATTTTTTTTGTTAGCTGAAAGCCTGGAATCTAAATTACTAGATCGGATTGTATTTTCTGTTTCGATTTCGGGTCGTAACAATAATTTCGATTTGTTGTTTTTCCCGTAAACACAATCTCCTAAGATAGGGTACCCTTTTTCGCTTAAATGAAAACGAATTTGATGTCTTTTGCCAGTATGAAGTTTTGCGAGTAAAACCGAATAATTTTCTTTAGAGTTCTGTTTCAGAGTCAAAAATTCCGTGACCGCCTTGTCGCCGCCTGAAAACACCTTACGAACTTTTTTATTTCCGTCTTTGATATAACAAGTTTCCGTAAAATGTTTTTCTGGGATCACTCCGGAAGTTACACAAAGATAAATTTTCAATGAATTTTTTAAGATTTGATCGGCTTCTTTGTTTTTATTCGGGTTTTTACAGAAAAATACGAGACCGCTCGTATCTAAATCCAATCTGTTTACGGTTCTAAGATATTCAAGAGAAAGTTGTTTTTGAAGCTGATCGGTAAAGTTCTCCCGTTTTGAATCTTTGGTTGCGTGAACCGGAATGCCGGGAGGTTTTTCTGCAAGAAGAAAAGATTCGCTTTCGTAGAATATTCTAATATTAGAATGTTTTTTCATAGTTCCTTTGTTGAATCTAAAAGAAGATTTTGAATTTCTTTGTTTTTGAAAAAAGTTTTCCGTTTGTGGGTCTGTTTTTGAATTTTTTTATTTTTTCTCTAAAATAAAAATTATTGAACTTTTTTGCCGATGGTTTTTCGGATTTGTCTAAAATTTTCATATCGATTTCATTCTAATTTTTTATACTGGATTGTAAAGTGAGAATGGAACGTTTTAGTTTGTTTTAAATGAAAGGATTGGCTTTTGTTAATGGAACTTATGTAAAATGAATTCGGCGTAAAAAATTGAGAAAAATTCTTTTAAAAGTAAGAGCTCCTACATTTTAGGAATCAATCTATAAAGTTCAGATCCCAATTTTTTTTAGAAAAATGAATCATGGATTTTTCACGCGGGACTCACGTTATGTAAAATTCGATTTTAAAATTTTTATTTTTAGATTTTTTCTAGGTTTTACTCATAGCTATATAATAAAGTACCTGATATTTTGCACCAAAACGGTGTTTTGCGATAAAATTAAAGATACTCAATTTTATAGAGACCAAGTATTACTATGAAAATGTTATTTCTTAGAACTATAAAATTGAGTATTCAATTTTTTGTTTTGGAATAGTGTTTTGTGATAAAGGTTTACTATTCGGACATATGAAAATTGTATCTGAAAATGAATGGACGATTTTACAAAGATTCAGAAATTCTCAAAAAATTATATCTAACCTAAAATTATTGGTTTTTGTGTGAGATCCCACATTTTAAGTTTTGAAACAGGTTCAGAATTGTATTATTTTCATGTTTTCAAGTAGTAAGGTAATTAGTTTTTGAGATCATCATTTGTTTGTTAAAAAAGTTAGAATGTTATACCTGATTCTAAAAAAGCTATAAATTCAGAATCCGCATACTTACGTTTTTAAAAAGCCACTGTTCTTTTTTTATATCATTTTTATGAGTTTTTATAATAAAGAATCATCATTTGTATTTTAAACTTATCTTGAAACTCTTACTGACTTCCTATCAAATTGAGTACCCTTAAATAACGTGAATTCAGTATAACGCGAAAGGAATCGATGTGAGGTCAATAAATTGAATCTAAAGACGATTGTTGTATTATGTTTCCTGTATTCAATTTATTGACCAGAGCTAAAGGGCCCGGTTGGCAGCCGGATTTGCCCATCTCTTACAAGTATTCACAGAATTGATGTGTAAATGTTTGGATTGGATTCCTTATTATATAGTTCTAAGTAAATCATTCTTTAGAAATTTCTAATAAAATGCTGTAGTTCCCACAGATTACTTCCTATTTGTACGTTCTCAAACTTTCCAGTTTTGATCATAAATCTTCGTAGTTTTTAAGTTTTTGAACAAGCATTACGTCTATTTTTTCAAGTGGTAGTTTTGGATTGACAAATTTCTGCTATATTAGATAAAAAAGAGTAAATGAACCCAGCTATGGAAGAATTAGAAGAGGGGAAAGAGTCTTCCTCCGAACATATTACTGAAGTCGTCAAAGAAAATTTAAAACTCATTCGCCATACTAAAGGGTTCTCTTTGGATAAATTGGCTTCTAGATGTGGGGTCAGCAGGGCGATGCTTTCTCAAATTGAACAAGGAAAAAGTGTTCCGACCATTTCTGTTCTTTGGAAGATTGCGAATGGACTCAATGTACCTTTCAGCGAATTACTCAAAGAAAAAGGTACCGAAGGTGTAATTGTTATGAAGGCGGAAAACACCAAGGTTTTATTTTCTAGCTCTAAAGTTTTTTCCAGCCGAGCGCTTTTTCCTTATAACGGAAATCGGAAAACAGAGTTTTATGAACTCATCTTAAAACCGGGAGGGATCGAAGTCGCGGATTCTCATTCATCCGGCACGACTGAAAACATCGTTGTCGTTTCCGGTAAACTTCGCCTTAGGGTCGGCGAAAAAGTTGTGGAATTGGAACCAAGAGATTCCGTTTTTTTTAGAGCGGATATTCCTCATGAATATTCTAATCCGACAGATCAGGAAACTCTAATGTATTTGGTTATGGATTATAGAGACGAAATAAATTAGATAATTATAAATCTTTTAAATACATTTTGATTGAGTAAATATCTTTGTTTATCGTTTCAAATTCTATAATATGTTTTCATCTTTAGTAAAAATTTGGGGTATCTGCTTTATAAAAGGGAACCTTATAAAATGAATTTTTTATTTAAGAATGGTTGTCCAAACGGCGATTTTATACAGTAAATTTAATGATAGATCGTTACATTGGAATTTTATAGAGATTTTTAAAAGTTTATTGTTCCGTAAAAATAAAATACGATTTTATATCTGATTTTAAGTCTTATTCTAGTGAACGTGGGAACTATTACAAATCTGAATTTTATGGTGAATCTCTAAAAAATGCGGCAATTATCGTTTTTGGAGAAAATCTTTATTCACGTTAAACGGAATTTTACTATATTCTCTTTACTGATCCTATAAAATTAAGTGCCTTAAATTTTTATTACAATAGTCTTGTTTCAACGCAAAATACTGGATATTTTATTATATAGTTCTGAGTAGGATCTAAAAAAGAATGCTAAAACGTTTTCATCCAATCGTCTTGTTTTTTTTTAGTTTAAGTTTCTTTCTTGTTGTGATTCCATTTTCTTTTTTGTTTTCGGAAAGTATTTCGCCTGAATCGAGTTATACGGAACAGATTTCCTGTCATCCAAACGATTGTATCTCTTTGAAATTGGAAGAGCTTCTTTCCGAAGGTGTTCGATCCAAGGTTTTAGATCTTATGTCGGAGAACGCAGGAAAGATTCTCATCGATTCTTCCAATTTTCCTAGAAAATTTGATTCGGAAGATTTGGATGATATTAGAACTATCTTGGAAGAAATTTCAAAACGAGACGGTAAGGTTGCGATCGAAAAACTACATATTGCCGTTCGTTCCTTTCAACTTCCTGATCCTCCTTTTCTCAAGGATATTGGTCTTGTTGGTTGGGACGTCTTTAAAAGGATTTATAAAAAATTCTATTATAGAAAAACTTCCGACTATCATGCTAAAGTTTTATATCATCCCGAAACGTTAAACGTTTTTCTTATCTATTTCGTTCATCGTAAATACGGAGATATTTGTAATACCGTTTTTGCAAACTGTAATGAAATTGAATACTTGGACGATGATACGTTCGATTTACAATTGTCCGGGGCTTTGAAGGAATCCAAAGAAAAAAAAATTCCGATCAAGGTTGTATTCCGTCAAACGGAAGCGGTTCTTCCGGAAGGAAAGATTGATTTGGCCTTTTTAAAAGATGTCAATCGTTCTACTCGGATTTATAAATGGATGATCGCTGGAAAAGAAAGAGAAATAAAACCGGTTCACAAGTCTAGATTTTTAGTTTTTCAAGCGGTTGTTACTGCTATCGATTATTCTTTAACGGCCTACGATTTGATTTCCGCTTTAATGATGTATAAACCGGCTTCGGAAAGAAAATTAGAAATCAATTATATTGATTCTAATAATGGAAA encodes the following:
- a CDS encoding M23 family metallopeptidase, whose translation is MKRKTGYILAGFLMIGLFFSIKSFANTNLEEIKLDNQYLQTYRGQEGIWIVPNRVKESIGDLIHNFGTTEHEIKRVNGIPDNTRIPLTEPVFFPYNENFIRSLLLEDKGREIFRSDQREFIWPISFKHSFVTSRLGRRWNAMHSGVDIACPTGSIVIAAADGTVLESKKDGGYGNKILLSHPGINGINTLYAHNSVLYVKEGDKVKKGQIIALSGNTGHTTGPHLHFEVRYQNVVLNPEHYLPVFQSSSEARVAIARETIEE
- a CDS encoding HAD family hydrolase gives rise to the protein MTLTRDFWNPELYDILMQLRPGTAAFDFDNTLVRNDFGEAVMESFLLEGVPAYKGDISLLLGENGDKALSSRFQNPDLFRSIVLSQYETIQSKFGLEASYRWSSWIFSGHSPEELKEISKNVWNQHAIDSGKHSVKIYQPMKELLDHLIENEWRIWIVTASPEEIIQSVSHLFGIPSEMVLGMRLSVKDEVHSSEILEPFTYGIGKVERLKIATGGYADLAFGDSINDFDLLSSTVKAGIFLDRGKGVIPPLSIKIQPVKNWKVLDQVFV
- the rsmI gene encoding 16S rRNA (cytidine(1402)-2'-O)-methyltransferase, whose translation is MRIEFQKTLVLVSVSLGNPGDLTARAKELLEHSDILIGEEPQITSKLLKSISVSKQFFLCNEHTTPEEIRNLGEAVINSGLSVLVSDAGTPGIEDPGRELVQEVLKRGGNVRSAPGPIAFGAVLSISGFKISPFTFCGFFSRDSAERKKELIYYLKPGHTIVFYETPYRYKSVLRDLDWVFKKTKDDREIFFCLDLTLDSEFQFRGKLEDLLKILDTLPKGNPVIVLSQRKEKQDRFSKTKKLKRVSR
- a CDS encoding pseudouridine synthase family protein — protein: MKKHSNIRIFYESESFLLAEKPPGIPVHATKDSKRENFTDQLQKQLSLEYLRTVNRLDLDTSGLVFFCKNPNKNKEADQILKNSLKIYLCVTSGVIPEKHFTETCYIKDGNKKVRKVFSGGDKAVTEFLTLKQNSKENYSVLLAKLHTGKRHQIRFHLSEKGYPILGDCVYGKNNKSKLLLRPEIETENTIRSSNLDSRLSANKKNTKEPKFISSIQTKNKILEKQISLEKNSNEFRIKTKIQNSPVKRTLLHAIGFAFQTEEKIFCPPPPDFQNFLDDVILDFSIFSKFSLR
- a CDS encoding helix-turn-helix domain-containing protein, whose product is MNPAMEELEEGKESSSEHITEVVKENLKLIRHTKGFSLDKLASRCGVSRAMLSQIEQGKSVPTISVLWKIANGLNVPFSELLKEKGTEGVIVMKAENTKVLFSSSKVFSSRALFPYNGNRKTEFYELILKPGGIEVADSHSSGTTENIVVVSGKLRLRVGEKVVELEPRDSVFFRADIPHEYSNPTDQETLMYLVMDYRDEIN